In a single window of the Nitrospirota bacterium genome:
- a CDS encoding DUF1858 domain-containing protein, whose translation MAEKITKDSVIGQVIKDVPGAKDVIEKYFGNGCFTCPGINMESISFGSMMHNMDPQKIVDEINSL comes from the coding sequence ATGGCTGAGAAAATAACAAAGGACTCTGTGATTGGGCAGGTTATAAAGGATGTGCCGGGGGCAAAGGATGTTATAGAGAAGTACTTCGGTAACGGCTGTTTTACTTGTCCAGGAATTAATATGGAATCAATATCGTTTGGTTCTATGATGCACAATATGGATCCGCAGAAAATTGTGGACGAAATAAACTCATTATAA